A genomic window from Methanovulcanius yangii includes:
- a CDS encoding MarR family winged helix-turn-helix transcriptional regulator → MQPDESLPSDLPVGALISVLYRHRNMLINARMAHLGISAGTFPPLMYLSHHPDATQDDIAMRLCIDKAAIARAFRKLEEEGIVRRMPDEENRRKVRLLLTEKGGATVRESTAIADAIDQEITAGLTRAAHGQFVASLRTVAQTIIHL, encoded by the coding sequence ATGCAACCGGACGAATCCCTCCCGTCGGACCTCCCCGTCGGAGCCCTCATCTCCGTCCTCTACCGTCATAGGAACATGCTCATCAATGCCCGCATGGCACACCTTGGCATCTCGGCCGGGACCTTCCCGCCGCTGATGTACCTCTCCCACCACCCGGATGCCACGCAGGACGACATTGCGATGCGACTGTGCATCGACAAGGCCGCGATTGCACGGGCCTTCCGGAAACTTGAGGAGGAGGGGATCGTCCGGAGAATGCCGGATGAGGAGAACCGCAGAAAGGTGCGGCTCCTCCTCACGGAGAAGGGGGGGGCCACGGTCCGTGAGAGCACCGCCATCGCGGACGCCATCGACCAGGAGATCACGGCAGGCCTGACCAGAGCCGCCCACGGGCAGTTCGTGGCGTCCCTCCGGACAGTGGCGCAAACAATCATTCACCTGTAA
- a CDS encoding MATE family efflux transporter: protein MTHHHTDAPPESGAAAHTTNTPSSTSQPSPTRGVSILTGDPKKAILKLSGPMIVAMFLLMVYNIVDAIWVAGLGADALAAIGFFTPIFLILIGLGNGIGSGVTAAIARHIGARDKASADNTTMHAFLITGILSIVLTVVLLACLEPLLVLIGAGPTLDLALEYGTIVLAGTVFVLFTNIGYGILRAEGDMKRTMYALAASSVLNLVLDPIFIYTLGMGIAGAAVATVISVAAVSGVLVYWFVIRRDTYVDIHRRSFSYSPVIIRDILSVGLPASAEFMLMSLVAVVMNSLLVFIAGTDAVAVYTAGWRVIQFAMVPLIAIGTAVIAVAGALYGARRISDLKVVHTYSVGIGTAASLAMSVLTWVFASQIAMVFCYTEESAHLLPELTAFLRTMCFLYPFIPIGIMSSNIFQAIGRGLTSFILAFMRNVILIIVFAALLGLVLGLGERGIWWGIIAGDVVGGILAYSWAVLAIRRLNKEVSEATEERAA from the coding sequence ATGACACACCACCATACCGACGCACCACCAGAGAGCGGGGCCGCCGCTCACACCACGAATACGCCATCCAGCACCTCTCAACCATCCCCCACACGGGGCGTCTCCATACTCACCGGCGATCCGAAAAAGGCTATTCTGAAACTCTCAGGCCCGATGATCGTCGCGATGTTTCTCCTGATGGTCTACAACATCGTCGATGCGATTTGGGTGGCGGGGCTTGGCGCCGACGCACTCGCGGCGATCGGGTTCTTTACGCCGATCTTCCTGATCCTCATCGGTCTCGGAAACGGCATAGGCTCGGGAGTGACTGCAGCGATCGCCCGTCACATCGGTGCCCGGGATAAGGCTTCCGCGGACAACACCACGATGCATGCCTTTCTCATCACGGGTATCCTCTCGATCGTCCTGACCGTCGTCCTCCTCGCATGCCTCGAACCCCTTCTCGTCCTCATCGGGGCGGGGCCAACTCTCGACCTTGCATTGGAATACGGCACCATCGTGCTTGCCGGGACCGTCTTCGTCCTCTTCACGAACATAGGCTACGGGATTCTCCGTGCCGAGGGTGACATGAAACGGACGATGTACGCCCTTGCCGCCTCCTCGGTCCTCAACCTCGTCCTCGACCCGATCTTCATCTACACCCTCGGGATGGGCATTGCCGGGGCGGCCGTCGCCACCGTGATCTCCGTTGCCGCGGTCTCGGGGGTCCTTGTCTACTGGTTTGTGATACGAAGGGACACCTATGTGGACATCCACCGGAGGAGCTTCTCCTACAGTCCTGTCATCATCAGGGACATCCTCAGCGTCGGATTGCCGGCGAGCGCGGAGTTCATGCTGATGTCCCTCGTTGCGGTCGTGATGAACAGCCTCCTCGTCTTCATCGCCGGGACGGATGCGGTTGCGGTCTACACCGCCGGATGGCGGGTCATCCAGTTTGCGATGGTTCCCCTGATCGCCATCGGTACCGCGGTGATCGCGGTCGCAGGCGCCCTCTACGGAGCCCGGCGCATCTCAGACCTGAAAGTGGTCCATACCTATTCGGTCGGCATCGGCACCGCGGCATCCCTTGCGATGAGCGTGCTTACGTGGGTGTTTGCATCGCAGATCGCGATGGTATTCTGCTACACGGAGGAGAGCGCCCACCTGCTGCCGGAACTGACCGCCTTCCTGCGCACGATGTGCTTCCTCTACCCCTTCATTCCGATCGGTATCATGTCCTCGAACATCTTCCAGGCGATAGGAAGGGGACTTACCTCGTTCATCCTCGCCTTCATGCGAAACGTGATTCTCATCATCGTCTTTGCAGCTCTTCTGGGGCTTGTCCTCGGGCTGGGGGAGAGGGGAATCTGGTGGGGCATCATTGCAGGAGACGTGGTGGGAGGTATCCTTGCCTACTCATGGGCCGTCCTCGCCATTCGCCGGCTGAATAAGGAAGTTTCGGAGGCGACGGAGGAGAGGGCGGCATAA
- the pepD gene encoding beta-Ala-His dipeptidase: MTDGSATEETAGGQDARRVVQLFGELAAYPHCSGGEAELAAHLMRWGEEHGCTARQDGAGNVFLEKAASAGKKDAPAVVLQAHMDMVCVAAPGEEHDFAREGIDWYEENGVIRARGTSLGADNGIGLAIGLALLADPDLVHPRLQLIATTEEETTMHGAESLDPASVAGTTIINLDDEEEGAFTVSSAGMMEARFSVPAPRIRVGGDVSWQTIEVAGGRGGHSGIEADAGRANALILLGGILTELMRETGCAVASVTCGERANVIPGHAVAVIGLDGAARGTASRLIREEERLVRAEYREKDPDLRIRIFPASPQESVLLPEAALIMVNLLAALPSGVLAMDAAIPGLVATSANPALCTESAGIMSISISARSNDDGELAAVGERLRAIGRGADIPVETLGVSPAWKRRDDSPLREVMAAAYRDLFGTDPEVRALHAGLEAAQFARKIEDADIIAVGPDISDAHTHRESVTVVSIGKVYRLLATVLARLAAVAETA; this comes from the coding sequence ATGACAGACGGCTCAGCGACAGAGGAGACGGCAGGCGGACAGGATGCACGGCGGGTGGTGCAGCTCTTCGGAGAGCTGGCGGCGTACCCGCACTGTTCGGGGGGGGAAGCGGAGCTCGCGGCACACCTGATGCGATGGGGGGAAGAGCACGGCTGCACTGCCCGTCAGGACGGGGCTGGGAATGTATTTCTTGAAAAGGCGGCGTCGGCCGGAAAGAAGGACGCCCCTGCGGTCGTTCTACAGGCACATATGGACATGGTCTGCGTGGCGGCGCCGGGTGAGGAGCATGACTTCGCCCGCGAGGGTATCGACTGGTACGAGGAGAACGGCGTCATCCGGGCCCGCGGCACATCGCTCGGGGCCGACAACGGCATCGGCCTTGCGATCGGTCTTGCCCTTCTCGCCGACCCGGACCTCGTCCATCCACGGCTCCAGCTGATCGCGACGACCGAGGAGGAGACGACCATGCACGGCGCAGAGTCACTCGATCCTGCCTCCGTTGCCGGAACGACCATCATCAACCTCGACGACGAGGAGGAAGGGGCGTTCACCGTCAGTTCTGCGGGAATGATGGAGGCACGATTCTCGGTGCCCGCCCCCCGTATCCGTGTCGGCGGGGACGTGAGCTGGCAGACCATCGAGGTTGCGGGGGGACGGGGAGGCCATTCGGGCATCGAGGCCGATGCCGGCCGGGCAAATGCCCTCATCCTTCTCGGTGGCATCCTCACCGAACTGATGCGGGAGACGGGGTGTGCGGTTGCGTCCGTCACCTGCGGGGAGCGTGCGAATGTGATTCCCGGCCACGCGGTGGCGGTCATCGGCCTCGACGGTGCCGCCCGCGGGACTGCATCGCGTCTCATCCGGGAGGAGGAACGCCTTGTCAGGGCCGAATACCGGGAAAAGGACCCGGACCTCCGCATCCGGATATTCCCCGCCTCCCCGCAGGAGAGCGTCCTCCTGCCGGAGGCCGCCCTGATAATGGTGAATCTTCTCGCCGCCCTTCCCTCCGGTGTGCTTGCCATGGACGCCGCCATCCCCGGACTCGTTGCCACCTCGGCAAACCCCGCCCTCTGCACCGAGTCGGCGGGCATCATGTCCATCAGTATCTCTGCCCGCAGCAACGACGACGGGGAGCTCGCCGCCGTCGGGGAGCGGCTGCGTGCCATCGGCCGCGGGGCGGATATCCCTGTGGAGACTCTCGGGGTCTCCCCCGCCTGGAAGCGCCGGGATGACTCCCCCCTGCGGGAGGTGATGGCTGCGGCCTACCGCGATCTCTTCGGAACCGACCCCGAGGTCCGTGCGCTCCATGCCGGGCTCGAGGCAGCCCAGTTTGCCCGCAAAATCGAGGATGCAGACATCATCGCCGTCGGGCCCGACATCTCGGACGCCCATACGCACCGCGAATCGGTGACGGTCGTCTCCATCGGGAAGGTGTACCGGCTCCTCGCAACGGTTCTCGCACGCCTTGCGGCGGTTGCCGAAACGGCCTAA